GCCTGGGGAGAGTTCGACCTCTGTCAACTAGACGCAAATCTAGTTGGCAAGTTGTCTCGCTGAATCAGGAATCCCCGTTACTTTAGTACGGGGAGTGTCAATCTCTATTCCTTTCCTAATAAAAACAACTCTTAGCGTTGCCGACTGCGATAATTTTTAGGGGGATAGTAGACTCCACGCGATGGCAATCCAAAATATATTCATTGAATTCCCGGACTCGTTGGCAACTCTCCGGATTTTCTGGGCGGCTAGGGGAAGCAATTTTGAATCTCGAGCGCGAGGGACTCCGAAGCTTATCGGGTTAGTCCGCTCGCGCTGTTGAATAGCGTGAATTCCAAGGGAGCGAGCTTAGATTGTCGCGATCGCTTGAGTTGCATCGCTTTGTTGCCGCTGCAACGCACCGCACAAGCGGTTCAACGCGCTAATATAAGCGCGAGCCGAAGCGACGATAATATCGGTATTCGCAGCATGACCGGAGTAAGTTCGCCCTTGATGGCGCAGGCGAATGGTCACTTCTCCCATTGCATCGATCCCTTCGGTAACAGATTTAACCGAAAATTCGATCAGTTCGTTGGGAATATTGGTGACGCGGTTGATTGCTTTATAGACAGCATCGACCGGCCCAGTTCCGATCGCGGCATCCGTGCGTTCTTCGCCTTCGGGAGTGCGAATTGTTACCGTTGCCGTCGGGCAGGCGCGATCGCCGCAAGAAACTTGCACGAACTCCAAGCGGAACAATTCAGCCGGTTGCTGCGTTTCGTCGTTAACGATCGCTTCTAAATCCCAGTCGGTAATTTCCTTCTTTTTGTCGGCAACTTCTTTAAAGCGCACAAAGGCTTTATTTAACTCCGTTTCTGACAGTTCGTAGCCCAATTCCTTCAAGCGGGTACTGAAGGCGTGGCGGCCGGAAAGTTTGCCTAAAACGATGAGATTATTAGTCAATCCGATGGATTCGGCATCCATAATCTCGTAAGTAAGGCGGTTTTTCAGCACGCCATCTTGATGAATTCCGGATTCGTGGGCGAAGGCATTTGCACCGACGATCGCTTTATTGGGTTGTACCGTCATCCCGGTGAGGTTAGACACCAAACGGGAGGTTTTGGCAATTTGTCGCGTATCGATGTTGGTGAGGGGTTCCTCGGATTCTGCCGGACGACCGAGGAAGGGGTTGAAGTATTGGCGGCGGACGTAAAGCGCCATCACCAGTTCTTCGAGGGCGGCGTTTCCGGCGCGTTCGCCGATCCCGTTAATCGTGCATTCGAGTTGGCGCGCGCCGTTTTTAATGGCTTCGAGGAAGTTAGCAACGGCGAGTCCGAGGTCGTTGTGTCCGTGGACGGAGATGATGGCGCGATCGATATTCGGCACGTTCTTTTTAATGCCGCCGATCAATGCACCAAACTCTCCCGGTGTCAAGTACCCAACCGTATCGGGGATATTAACGGTGGTTGCGCCCGCATCAATGGCGGCTTCCAGGACTTGATAGAGGAATTCCGGATCGCTGCGTCCGGCATCTTCCGGGGAGAATTCGACATCATCCGTAAAGGTTTTGGCGTAGGCGACCATTTCCGGCGCGATCGCGAGAACTTCAGAGCGCGATCGCTTCAATTTATACTTGAGGTGAATGTCGGAGGTGGCGATAAAGGTGTGAATTCGGGATTTGTGGGCGGGTTTGAGCGCTTCGCCCGCGCGGGCGATATCTTCAGTACGCGCTCGCGCCAAACCGCAAATCGTCGGCCCGCCTTCGATTCCTACCACTTCAGCAATTCTTTGTACCGCCTCAAAATCGCCGGGGCTAGTGTAGGGAAAACCGGCTTCAATAATGTCAACGCCCAGTCTTGCTAGGGACTTCGCGATCGACAGTTTTTCATCCAGGTTCAGGCTAGCACCGGGCGATTGTTCGCCATCGCGGAGAGTCGTATCGAAGATGATAATGCGATCGCTCTGGACGTTCATTATTTCATTCCAATTTTTTGAGTGGTTTAACACTCTCTACTCTAAACCAATTTTCCAGAACTGAGCTAGCCGCCTCGATACAAATTTTAAAGCCCAGCGCTCAAAACCATTCGAGAGGTTTTACCACCCGCAAACCCAGCTAATGCCTAGCTTTAAGTCGGTTAGCAAGGTCGGTAGTCAGGTATCGGAGTGCGCAGCGTAACGCACCTCTCGATTGATGGGCAGATGCGTCACGGCGCGAAGATAAATTCATTTAAATCGCGCCTAACGCACCTTAAGAGTTTTACTGCCTCAATGCTGTCAATTTTCCCCGATCGATTGTCAATTGTTAAAGGAAGCTACAAACAATCGTTTTTCTCAATGGCGTTGCGAATATCGTTGAGATCGATGTAACAATCGGCAGCATTGCGTAATTCTCTAGCGATCATTCCTTCGGTTGAGACGACCGTAATATGGGTATTTTTCGATCGCAACAATTCGATCGCGCGTTCAAAGTCCCCATCCCCACTAAAAAGCACGACTCGATTATACTGTTCGCAGGTATTAAACATATCGACCACAATTTCAATATCGAGATTGGCTTTTTGGGAATAACGCCCAGAATTATCGTCGTAATATTCTTTAAGAATCTTCGTCCGTACCGTATACCCCAAACTGATTAAAGCATCCCGAAAACCGCGCTGATCTTGGGGGTCTTTTAGTCCGGTGTACCAAAACGCATTGACTAAAGTTACATAGGGTTCGCTTTTGAAATACTCGAGAACGCGACGGGGATCGAAAAACCAACCATTTTTTTGTTGAGCATAGAACATATTGTTTCCGTCCACAAAGACAGAAAGACGATCCTTAATAAAATGCATAAATAGGAATACCTGAGATTAGAAAATAAGCAACTTTGTTGCAACCTAATATTTTAGCAACTTTCCATTCCAAAAAGTCCCAATTTTTGCGCTACCTGTTTTTCTGCCTAGCGACAGCCTTCAAGCAAAAGACAATTTTGTTACCAGTCCGAGGATTTCCTCGCGACAGAGGAGTGCAGAAGGAGAGTTAAAGACGATTCGCGATCGCGATCGAACAGATAGCTGTAGGAAAATATTATTGAGAGCGAGGTAATGGCAAAAAAATATCGAAAGGCTTGACCTCGAAACTATTCTCGAGATAGCCAAAGCCGGATAAGCATAAATTTTTCATTAGCTGTAGG
The sequence above is a segment of the Oscillatoria sp. FACHB-1406 genome. Coding sequences within it:
- a CDS encoding 2-isopropylmalate synthase, with amino-acid sequence MNVQSDRIIIFDTTLRDGEQSPGASLNLDEKLSIAKSLARLGVDIIEAGFPYTSPGDFEAVQRIAEVVGIEGGPTICGLARARTEDIARAGEALKPAHKSRIHTFIATSDIHLKYKLKRSRSEVLAIAPEMVAYAKTFTDDVEFSPEDAGRSDPEFLYQVLEAAIDAGATTVNIPDTVGYLTPGEFGALIGGIKKNVPNIDRAIISVHGHNDLGLAVANFLEAIKNGARQLECTINGIGERAGNAALEELVMALYVRRQYFNPFLGRPAESEEPLTNIDTRQIAKTSRLVSNLTGMTVQPNKAIVGANAFAHESGIHQDGVLKNRLTYEIMDAESIGLTNNLIVLGKLSGRHAFSTRLKELGYELSETELNKAFVRFKEVADKKKEITDWDLEAIVNDETQQPAELFRLEFVQVSCGDRACPTATVTIRTPEGEERTDAAIGTGPVDAVYKAINRVTNIPNELIEFSVKSVTEGIDAMGEVTIRLRHQGRTYSGHAANTDIIVASARAYISALNRLCGALQRQQSDATQAIATI
- a CDS encoding NYN domain-containing protein; translation: MHFIKDRLSVFVDGNNMFYAQQKNGWFFDPRRVLEYFKSEPYVTLVNAFWYTGLKDPQDQRGFRDALISLGYTVRTKILKEYYDDNSGRYSQKANLDIEIVVDMFNTCEQYNRVVLFSGDGDFERAIELLRSKNTHITVVSTEGMIARELRNAADCYIDLNDIRNAIEKNDCL